The genome window ATTGAGACTTGCAGGTTCAGAAAGAAATATTAGATTTGCAATTTCAGAGCTATTATTCCGCAGACCTTCTATTATAGAAGAAAAGTTAAAAAGACAGTCATGGCTATTGCCAGAAGATAGTATGGAATTAATTCGAGAGACAGCGCTAAGAGAACTAAAAGCATTTGATCTTAACTTATCTGATATAGCCTTACATAATTTAGTAGTACATATTGCTATTGCCTGCCAAAGAATAAAAAGTAAGCAGTACGTGGACAGTTTAAATGAAGTTGAAGAGAATATCCAAAATAAAAAGGAATATATCGTGTCAAAAAGAATTATCAAAAGCATGGAGAAAATGCTGAATCTGGAGTTTCCAAGAGGAGAAATAGTGTATGTAACTATGCACTTATTAGGAAACAGATTGTTATTAAATAAAAACCAGCCAGAACTATTAAATAGTTTTAATTACAATATCATAGAAACTGTTAAACGTATGATAAGCAATGTTGAGGAACAAATGAGTCTCAACATTGGCAATGATAAGGAGCTACTAGTTGCTATTAGCCTACATCTTAAGCCTGCACTTCATCGGGTTAAATATCAGATGAATATATATAATCCAATGTTAGAGGCAATAAAAGTTAACTATCCAATCGCATTTGAGGCTGCTATTATAGCAGGAAAGGTAATTGAGGAGGACTTCGATATTGTCATTAATGAAAATGAGATTGGTTACATTGCACTTCATTTTGGTGCAGCAATTGAAAGATCTAAATTAAAAATAAAACCAAAAAGATGTCTAATTGTTTGTACCACTGGACATGGTAGTTCGCAATTATTACTTTATAAGATGCGTGCAAAGTTTGGTAATAAAATATCAATAATTGGTACAACCGAATTATATAACCTTTCTATGTACGAAGAAGATGATATTGATTTTATAGTCAGTACTGTTCAATTGCCAAGCACCATCAAGATTCCTCACGTAGTAGTAAGTACACTCCTAGGGACTAGTGAACTAACAGAGGTTGAACAAATGATTGGGGATACTCAAGAATCAATTATAAATAAGTATTTAGTTGAAGAATTAATATACGCACATCTATCATGCAAAACACCTGAAGAAATAATAACCTATCTTGGAGAGGAACTTATTAAAAAAAAGATGACTGAGGAAGGGATTGTTGAAACGATAATGGACAGAGAACAGGTAGCTTCAACAAGCTATGGTAATCTGGTTGCAATTCCTCATCCATTAGAGGCAAAGTCCCCGCATACATTTTGGACAATCGCGACATTAGAAAAGCCAATTGATTGGGGAAAACATAAGGTGCAGTTGGTCTGTCTTCTTCATGTAGCGGATGATAACAAAGAAGAGTTGAAACCGATGTATGATACACTATTTCGATTTATTGACGATCGTGATATTGTTCAAAAAATTATCAATGCTCTAGATTCCTGCACCATAATGAAATTAATAAAAGAGATGTAACCAATTTAACTTGGTAGGATGATTTTTAGTTTTGATTAATTATATATGATTAAAAGGCCAATTTCTTTCCACTAGTAATGGAAAAACATAAACTTTAATTGGAAGCGTTTTAAAATTATAGTTTAGTTAAGGAATTAAATATGAAAAAGAAGGTGACAACTTGGAAAATCAAGAGATTATTATGGGAATTATCATTTACGGAGGAAATGCTAGAAGTTGTGCCATGAGGGCAATAGTAGAAGCTAAAAATGCCCATTTTGAAGAAGCAGAAAAATTAATGGAAGAAGCAAGGGAAGAGTTAAATAAAGCCCATAGAATCCAAACAGATTTAATTCAAGCAGAGGCAAGAGGAGAAAGCTCAGAGGTATCTTTGTTAATGGTTCATGCACAGGATCACTTAATGAATGCCATGACAGTTAGAGACTTATCAATTGAAATTATTGAACTAACTAAGAAAACGATAAACTTATAGAAAGGGGAGAAATTATGAAAAAAATCTTACTCGTCTGCGCAGCAGGAATGTCAACAAGCTTGCTTGTTAGAAAAATGGAACAAGCAGCTAAAGAAAAAAACGAAGAAATAATAATTTGTGCAACGGGACAAGGGGAGGTGAAAAAAAATATTAGAGATACTGATATTTTACTTTTAGGCCCCCAAGTCTCCTATAAAGAAGATAGTTTTATAAAAGAATATGGTGGTGTGAAAGGAATTCCTGTAAAAGTAATTAATACAGTAGACTATGGAATGATGGATGGAAAAAAAGTTTTAGAGTGGGCTTTAAGTCTGATTAATAAATAGTTATCTAAAGTTACGTTTGCTTAGATACTTTATGAGTTAAGTATATTTATTAAAAATATTTGGGGGATTATATATGAGAAAAATAATTTTACTATGTTCTGCAGGTATGTCAACAAGCATTTTAACTAGAAATATGCGACAAGAAGCAGAAAAAATGAATTATAAATGTACGATTGATGCATATGCATTGTCAGAAGCGGTTAATGTTGCAAACGATGCAGATTTTATCTTACTTGGTCCTCAAGTTCGTTATCAGCTTAATACTATCGTTCAAAAGTTTCAACACTGTCCAGTTGAAGCTATTAATGCGACTGATTATGGAATGGTTAATGGAAAGAAAATCATGGAATATGTCAAAAATGTGTTAGGAGATTAGGATTTTGATAAGTAAATAATATTAATTCGTTAATCTCTTCATTGAAAAGAAGAATGATCTATTAGGGGGAGTAGTAGAATGAATAATTTAGAAAAAATACTTGGTCCTGCTTCTAACTGGATAAATAATAATAGAATTATCCAATCCATTTCTAAAGGCTTAATGAGCTTAATGAGTGTTTTGATATTAGGATCATTTGCAACTATATTTCAAAATTTACCTATTGAAGCATATCAATCATTTTTAACTACGAGTGGTTTAGGAGGAATTTTCACGACCTTATCAAATATTACTATTAATCTTCTTGCATTGTATGCTGCATTTAGTATCGCATATACTTATGTAGGTAATTTTTCGGATTATGACTCATTTACAGGAGGATTACTGGGATTATTAGCTTTTTTATTAGTAACACCATTAACCACGACTGGTGAAGGATTTATGGCTATAACAAATTTACCTTTAGAATGGTTGGGAGCAAAGGGAATTTTTGTAGCTATGTTTTGTGCAATAGTGTCCTCCATTATTTATATAAAATTATCAGATAAAGGCTTAATCGTAAAATTGCCAGACAGTGTTCCAGAATTTGTTGCAAAGTCGTTTAATGGCATTATACCTTCTGTTCTCATTGGTATCCTTTTTGGAACGATAACACTAGGACTTTCACATACTGAGTTTGAGAACTTTCATAATGCAGTTTATACTTTAATCGGTTCACCATTAAGTGTAATCGGTACAAGTATATGGGCTGGTATTATCATTTATGTGTTGACTGGGTTATGCTGGTTCTTAGGAATTCATGGCATTGCTGTTGTATCTGTCATAATGCCAGTTTGGATAGCAGCAGATGCCGAGAATATGGCAGCGGTTGCAGCAGGGCAGGTAGGACCTAATATTATCACATACAATTGGATTAATGCAGTTTCCTCCCCAGGTGGTGCAGGAGCTACAATCGGCTTAGTAATTTGTGTATTATTGTTTGCAAAATCGTCTCGTTATAAAATATTTGGTAAGGTTGCAACTATACCATCTCTTTTCAATATTAATGAACCTGTTGTTTTTGGATTTCCGATGATGTTAAACCCAATTTTATTCATACCGTTTGTATTTACCCCTGTTTTATTCATTATAATTGGGTATATACTTACCTCCATGGGAATTTTACCAATGCCTACCGGTGCAGGCGGTCCTGGAGGAACTCCGCTTATTATTCAAGGATTAATGATGGGTGGATGGAAATATGCAGTTTTTCAGTTGATTGCTACAATCGTGTCTACTTTAATTTACTTTCCATTCTTTAAGGTATTGGATAAAAAGGCGGTAGAGGAAGAAATGAAAAGTAATGATGTAAAAATTTCTGTTTGATAATAAGACTGAACATTATGAATATTAACATTTTTCAGTGGGATACTAGGTAAATTACAATCAAATAAGAATATGTAAGAGGAAGATGAGTAATCAAGTAGCTTGTGAGAAGAAGGGATACTTGGTTGCTCCTCCCTAATTAAAGTGGATATCACAGCTAAGTTGTATATTAGAAAGAAATGGTAGGGAGAGATAGTGATGAAGAGAGTGAAAGAGGTATTAGATAATAAAAATGATAATTACATATTACCTTTTTTTTGGCTTCACGGAGAAGATAATGACATTTTAAGAGATTATGTAAAAAAAATATATGAATCAGGGATTAAAGCATTCATTGTTGAATCTAGGCCACATCCTGATTTTCTTGGTGAGAGTTGGTGGGAAAACATGGATACACTGATGGAAGAAGCGAAAAAGCTGGGAATGAAGGTTTGGTTATTAGATGATTCTCATTTTCCTACAGGATATGCGAATGGAAGAGTGAAAAATGATTATCCTCAATATATAAAAAAATATTTAAAAATCCATCAGTTAGACTTTGTAGGACCATTAGAGGATGCCACTATATTAGTTAATCGTGGCAATACAAAACAGTTATTTTCAAAAGAGAAAGAATATATACCTGATAAGCTACTAAAAATAATAGCTGCAAAGAGAACAGGTAATAGTAGTTTTGATTCCACCAGTTTTATTGATATCACGAACTTTGAAATTAATGGAATTTTAAATTGGAGTATACCTGAGGGTCAATGGCGCATTTTTGTGTTGATGGAAACAATAGATGGGGGAGAGCCGCAAACAGAAGGGTATTTAAACCCATTGGAATCACAAGCTACTCAAATATTAATTGATGAGGTTTATCAACCTCATTACAAACGCTATCAATCAGAATTTGGCAAAACGTTTGCAGGTTTTTTTTCGGATGAACCGAGATTTGGTAACATGCATGGAGCGGAAGGATCTATTGGAAGAAAGGAGATGGTCTATCCTTGGAGAGAAGGTATGTTAGAAGAATTTTTCTTAGATGATTATGTATTTCTACCTTTACTGGAACCAATTGAGTCTGATGGTAAAGAAAAAGAAGTTCGGTTGAAGTATATGGATATTGTTTCTAAAGAATATAGTAATAATTTTACAGGAGTATTAGCGGAATGGTGTCAGAAAAGAAATGTGGAATATATTGGTCATTTAATAGAAGATAATAATTCACATGCACGACTAGGATATGGAGCTGGACACTTTTTTCGTGCGATTAAACCACAAGATATGTCTGGAATTGATGTTGTTCTTAATCAAATAATGCCAGGAATGGATAAAAATATTAATAAGTCCATAACAAAAATGGGGTGGGATGGTGAATTCTTTCATTATGGTCTAGCTAAAATGGGAGCCTCACTTGGTCAGCTTGATAGAAAAAAAGGGGGCAGAACGATATGTGAAGTGTTTGGAGCATATGGCTGGGCGGAAGGACTTTCATTAATGAAGTTTATTGTCGATCACATGCTAGTTAGAGGAGTTAATCACTTTATACCTCATGCATTTAGTCCTAAAACATTTCCTGATCCCGATTGTCCACCACATTTTTATGCTAATGGACATGATCCAGAATTTAGATATATGTATATTTTAAATAATTATATAAATAGGATAAGTCATTTGTTTAATGGTGGGAAACATATTGCGAAAGTAGGTATTCTTTATCATGCGGAAGCTGAGTGGCTTGGTAACTATATGCTGTTTCAAGAACCTGCTCGTGTATTGATGCAACATCAAATAGATTTTGACATTATTCCAATTGATTATGTTATGGAGAGTAAAATTACGAATAACGAATTCCTTATTAACAATAACGAATTTCATACATTGATTATTCCCTATGCAGAATCGTTACCTTTATCATTTATGGAGAAAGTAGAAGCGATGTCTAAGAATGGAATAAATATATATTTTGTAAATAATTATCCATTATATAGCGAAAAAAACCAAAGGTTGGATGAAAGCTTTTTTAGTGGAACCAATAAGGTTAATTTAGAATCATTAGGAGAGGAATTGAAAATAAAAGGAACGGAACTGATAGTTAGTGAATACCAACCGTACTTAAGATATTACCATTATGAGCATATAGATGGGAACCTTTATATGTTTTTTAATGAAGATCCTTATCAAGAAATCAATACAGTAGCTGAACTTAATTCGGAGAAAGTACTCTTAAAATATGATGGATTTAATAACGAGTTATTGTCATATGATCAATTTAATAAAGAAGGAAAAAAACAAATACCGATACAGTTACAACCTAATGAATCATTGATACTTGTAGATAGTAATAAGTTTGAGGGGATGATAACTAAAAATGTAAATCAATTGGAGGGAAAAGAGACTATCCTCCAATTAAAGTGGAAAGTTGAATTTTGTACCGCCTTAGAATACCCCACATTTGGTAATTTGCAGGAATTAAATAATTTGATTAATATAAATAAACTTCCTGGTTTGGAAAATTTTTCAGGTAATTTTAAGTATACTTCTACATTTAATAGTATCGATCTAACAGGTGATAGATTTATATTAGATTTAGGAATAGTAAATGAAATTGCTGAGGTAAAACTGAATGGAGAATTGGTTGGAATAAAAATATGTACTCCATATAGTTTTGAAATAACGGATTATCTACAGAAAGGAATAAATCATTTAGAAATCGTAGTGGTGGATAATTTAGGGAAGAAAGAACAGGACTTTTTTTCTCAATTTATACCTATGAAGCCATCAGGTTTATTAGGGCCTGTAAAAGTGATTGAGTATAAAGGTAATTATAGTTAGTAGAAAAGAAATTTAATAGCCTAATACAGGTATTATTTAGTTTGTTAGGCTGATTTAAAGATGATGATGCTTCTTTAAAGAAATGTCTGCTAACCCGCGGCCGCGGGATGGTACTCTTTCTGTTACCGAAGGGCTACTAAGCAGTGGAAAAGGTGAAATGATCGATAGGCGAGGACAAAAAAATCTTCTATGGTAATTAATTAATGGCTATTTCAGTTTTTCTATATCTGATGTAGCCATTTTATTTTGTTTTTAAAATTATTGGATTACAATTTTAAAACACAAAATCATAAATCTTTTAAAAGGTGATTAATCATGTTTGTATAGATAATTGAGAAAACTTTTCTTTATTATCTTTAATGAATAGTTCTATACCAAATCCAGCAAAATCTATTTTTAGTAAAGTCCTTTTCTTTTAATTGAAACTTTTTAATTATTCAAAACGTATTTCTCTAGAAAGGAGGGAGTTAATTCACTATATTTTTTCCGTAAATGCCTTTCTATTTTGTTAATTGCCATGGTGGCAATAATAGTTGGATGTTCGGCTGAAAGGGAACAAAATATAAAACATCTATGGATATAAAAATTACTTAAAGAGATTGTTCAATTAATAATACAATAATTAGGAAAAGGCAGGTACAACCTTATGATTCAAACAAAAGTTATTTCGGAGAAAAATAAAAAATTCGAGAAACATTTAAATAAAGCGTTAAAGGAATTGGAAAATCATGAAGTAATGGATATTAAGTTCGCTGTGAACAATGACCCTATAACAGAAGAGGGAATTTATACAGCCGTTATATTATATAAAGCATAAGTTTACGAAGAATGCATCCTGTCTGGGATGCTTTTCTTGTCGGAGAAAAGTTGGGAAGTGTTATTCTGCCTTTTTAGCGTCAATAATAATACCTATATTTTATTTAATTTTCTTGTAAAAATAACCAAATTTAAAAGAGGACTTAAGAGGAATGTTTGGAGTGAAGAAGAGAGCAGCTATACGTTAAGTAATTTAACTAATAGAGATATAGAAGTGGCAGAAAACCACTTCCAAGTGAAATTACCGAAAGCATAAATTATAATTCGAAAGAAGAACGGAGGAGAGTTACAATACAATGCATTACCGATATCCCTAAATCAAATGGAAAGGTGATGATAATATTTTAATAGAGCATCTATTAGGGATAATCTGTTACGCTTACGATGCCAACAGGAAATACAACTGTCAAAGAGGTAAAAGTGCTGGGTGAATCT of Niallia circulans contains these proteins:
- a CDS encoding sporulation protein Cse60, producing the protein MIQTKVISEKNKKFEKHLNKALKELENHEVMDIKFAVNNDPITEEGIYTAVILYKA
- a CDS encoding PTS sugar transporter subunit IIC, which produces MNNLEKILGPASNWINNNRIIQSISKGLMSLMSVLILGSFATIFQNLPIEAYQSFLTTSGLGGIFTTLSNITINLLALYAAFSIAYTYVGNFSDYDSFTGGLLGLLAFLLVTPLTTTGEGFMAITNLPLEWLGAKGIFVAMFCAIVSSIIYIKLSDKGLIVKLPDSVPEFVAKSFNGIIPSVLIGILFGTITLGLSHTEFENFHNAVYTLIGSPLSVIGTSIWAGIIIYVLTGLCWFLGIHGIAVVSVIMPVWIAADAENMAAVAAGQVGPNIITYNWINAVSSPGGAGATIGLVICVLLFAKSSRYKIFGKVATIPSLFNINEPVVFGFPMMLNPILFIPFVFTPVLFIIIGYILTSMGILPMPTGAGGPGGTPLIIQGLMMGGWKYAVFQLIATIVSTLIYFPFFKVLDKKAVEEEMKSNDVKISV
- a CDS encoding BglG family transcription antiterminator — translated: MNARQQQILKALISEKKPISGEQIASIIQVSSRTIRNDLREIDNQLMNAGANIVSVRSRGYQLEVCDECKFKQFISQFIEFEKNVPVEPEDRVHYLLKKFLLRQNYFKVEDLADELFVSKSTLKNDLKDVKVILQQFNLKLAQKAKYGLRLAGSERNIRFAISELLFRRPSIIEEKLKRQSWLLPEDSMELIRETALRELKAFDLNLSDIALHNLVVHIAIACQRIKSKQYVDSLNEVEENIQNKKEYIVSKRIIKSMEKMLNLEFPRGEIVYVTMHLLGNRLLLNKNQPELLNSFNYNIIETVKRMISNVEEQMSLNIGNDKELLVAISLHLKPALHRVKYQMNIYNPMLEAIKVNYPIAFEAAIIAGKVIEEDFDIVINENEIGYIALHFGAAIERSKLKIKPKRCLIVCTTGHGSSQLLLYKMRAKFGNKISIIGTTELYNLSMYEEDDIDFIVSTVQLPSTIKIPHVVVSTLLGTSELTEVEQMIGDTQESIINKYLVEELIYAHLSCKTPEEIITYLGEELIKKKMTEEGIVETIMDREQVASTSYGNLVAIPHPLEAKSPHTFWTIATLEKPIDWGKHKVQLVCLLHVADDNKEELKPMYDTLFRFIDDRDIVQKIINALDSCTIMKLIKEM
- a CDS encoding PTS sugar transporter subunit IIB — its product is MRKIILLCSAGMSTSILTRNMRQEAEKMNYKCTIDAYALSEAVNVANDADFILLGPQVRYQLNTIVQKFQHCPVEAINATDYGMVNGKKIMEYVKNVLGD
- a CDS encoding PTS sugar transporter subunit IIB, with translation MKKILLVCAAGMSTSLLVRKMEQAAKEKNEEIIICATGQGEVKKNIRDTDILLLGPQVSYKEDSFIKEYGGVKGIPVKVINTVDYGMMDGKKVLEWALSLINK
- a CDS encoding PTS lactose/cellobiose transporter subunit IIA; protein product: MGIIIYGGNARSCAMRAIVEAKNAHFEEAEKLMEEAREELNKAHRIQTDLIQAEARGESSEVSLLMVHAQDHLMNAMTVRDLSIEIIELTKKTINL
- a CDS encoding glycosylhydrolase-like jelly roll fold domain-containing protein, with protein sequence MKRVKEVLDNKNDNYILPFFWLHGEDNDILRDYVKKIYESGIKAFIVESRPHPDFLGESWWENMDTLMEEAKKLGMKVWLLDDSHFPTGYANGRVKNDYPQYIKKYLKIHQLDFVGPLEDATILVNRGNTKQLFSKEKEYIPDKLLKIIAAKRTGNSSFDSTSFIDITNFEINGILNWSIPEGQWRIFVLMETIDGGEPQTEGYLNPLESQATQILIDEVYQPHYKRYQSEFGKTFAGFFSDEPRFGNMHGAEGSIGRKEMVYPWREGMLEEFFLDDYVFLPLLEPIESDGKEKEVRLKYMDIVSKEYSNNFTGVLAEWCQKRNVEYIGHLIEDNNSHARLGYGAGHFFRAIKPQDMSGIDVVLNQIMPGMDKNINKSITKMGWDGEFFHYGLAKMGASLGQLDRKKGGRTICEVFGAYGWAEGLSLMKFIVDHMLVRGVNHFIPHAFSPKTFPDPDCPPHFYANGHDPEFRYMYILNNYINRISHLFNGGKHIAKVGILYHAEAEWLGNYMLFQEPARVLMQHQIDFDIIPIDYVMESKITNNEFLINNNEFHTLIIPYAESLPLSFMEKVEAMSKNGINIYFVNNYPLYSEKNQRLDESFFSGTNKVNLESLGEELKIKGTELIVSEYQPYLRYYHYEHIDGNLYMFFNEDPYQEINTVAELNSEKVLLKYDGFNNELLSYDQFNKEGKKQIPIQLQPNESLILVDSNKFEGMITKNVNQLEGKETILQLKWKVEFCTALEYPTFGNLQELNNLININKLPGLENFSGNFKYTSTFNSIDLTGDRFILDLGIVNEIAEVKLNGELVGIKICTPYSFEITDYLQKGINHLEIVVVDNLGKKEQDFFSQFIPMKPSGLLGPVKVIEYKGNYS